From Magnetococcales bacterium, the proteins below share one genomic window:
- a CDS encoding acylneuraminate cytidylyltransferase family protein, with amino-acid sequence MSKDSRVLAIIPARGGSKGVPMKNIRNLAGKPLLVWTIEAAHGCRAIDRSILSSDDPEIIAIARDHGCDVPFIRPAALADDQAKAIDVALHALETLGETYHILVWLQPTSPLRQTTDIERALDLLLRGSHDSCTSVSPAAKPPDWMYRLNEDGTLRPVLENRPPSGGRQDLPKAYVLNGAIYACRIPWLLEGKRFVDEKTVAYLMEPRDAIDIDTEIDFNLCELLMKNRQATT; translated from the coding sequence ATGTCGAAGGATTCACGGGTACTGGCCATCATTCCTGCCCGCGGTGGTTCCAAGGGGGTTCCGATGAAGAATATCCGGAACCTGGCCGGAAAACCCCTTTTGGTCTGGACCATCGAGGCGGCCCATGGGTGTCGTGCCATCGACCGGTCGATTCTGTCCAGCGATGATCCGGAAATCATCGCCATTGCCCGCGATCATGGGTGCGACGTTCCGTTCATACGACCCGCGGCACTGGCGGACGATCAGGCAAAGGCCATCGATGTCGCCCTTCATGCCCTGGAAACCTTGGGAGAAACCTATCACATTCTGGTCTGGTTGCAGCCGACCTCACCGCTGCGACAGACGACCGACATCGAGCGAGCGCTGGACCTTCTGCTCCGTGGCAGCCATGACAGTTGCACCTCCGTTTCTCCCGCCGCCAAACCTCCCGACTGGATGTACCGGCTCAACGAGGATGGCACCCTGCGTCCCGTCCTGGAGAATCGTCCCCCCTCCGGAGGCCGTCAAGACCTTCCGAAAGCCTACGTTCTCAACGGGGCGATCTATGCGTGTCGGATTCCCTGGTTGCTTGAAGGAAAACGCTTTGTCGATGAAAAAACGGTTGCCTACCTCATGGAACCACGGGATGCCATCGACATCGACACCGAGATTGATTTCAACTTGTGCGAACTCCTCATGAAAAATCGACAGGCCACAACATGA
- the neuC gene encoding UDP-N-acetylglucosamine 2-epimerase (hydrolyzing), whose amino-acid sequence MEPDTRRTIAIITGSRAEYGLLRPLMTRLRDDPAIHLQVIVTGMHLDPRFGLTVQAILEDGFSVQEQVEMLLDDDSPMAVARSMGTGLPRLAAALERTRPKLVILLGDRYEILCAAQAAMVMNIPIAHIHGGEASEGAMDEAIRHAVTKLSHLHFTAAEPYRARVIQMGEEPSRVWNVGALGLDAIAANAWMSKAELEESIDFSLGERFFLVTFHPVTLTSPPACNRTTAATAIEELLAALDLFPRHTLLFTGVNADPGHAALATAIRDYCRDNPQRAILIPSLGQRRYLSAMNHCAAVVGNSSSGILEAPALKVATVNIGMRQQGRLRASSVLDCIEERHAIADTIDQAISPRFQASLPRTTHPFGDGHAAERIMNILKSYPLDHLLIKKFYNHPWKPDHEKNIHHC is encoded by the coding sequence ATGGAACCCGACACCCGACGAACCATCGCCATCATCACCGGATCACGCGCCGAATATGGTCTCCTCCGTCCCCTGATGACCCGGTTGCGCGATGACCCGGCAATCCATCTTCAGGTCATTGTCACGGGCATGCACCTTGATCCACGCTTCGGTCTGACGGTACAGGCAATCCTGGAAGATGGATTTTCGGTTCAAGAACAGGTGGAAATGCTCCTGGACGACGATTCCCCGATGGCGGTCGCCCGTTCCATGGGGACAGGACTGCCACGGCTCGCGGCGGCCCTGGAACGCACTCGACCGAAACTCGTCATCCTTCTGGGAGACCGGTACGAAATATTATGCGCCGCCCAGGCGGCCATGGTCATGAACATTCCCATCGCCCACATCCATGGTGGCGAGGCGAGCGAGGGGGCCATGGATGAAGCGATCCGTCACGCCGTCACCAAACTGTCGCATCTTCATTTCACCGCTGCCGAACCCTATCGTGCCCGCGTCATCCAGATGGGAGAAGAGCCATCGCGGGTATGGAATGTCGGCGCCCTGGGACTGGACGCGATCGCCGCGAACGCTTGGATGAGCAAAGCCGAACTGGAGGAATCGATCGACTTTTCCCTGGGGGAGCGTTTTTTCCTCGTAACCTTTCATCCGGTAACCCTGACCTCCCCGCCGGCATGCAACCGGACCACGGCTGCCACCGCCATCGAGGAATTATTGGCGGCACTGGACTTGTTTCCACGGCATACCCTTCTTTTTACCGGGGTCAACGCCGATCCGGGACACGCGGCCCTCGCCACGGCGATCCGCGACTATTGCCGCGACAATCCGCAACGGGCCATACTCATCCCATCCCTTGGCCAAAGACGTTACCTTTCCGCCATGAACCATTGCGCAGCCGTCGTTGGCAACTCCTCCAGCGGCATCCTCGAAGCCCCGGCCCTGAAGGTTGCCACCGTCAATATTGGCATGCGACAACAAGGACGGCTGCGGGCCTCCAGCGTTCTGGACTGCATCGAGGAACGCCATGCCATCGCCGACACCATCGATCAGGCCATCTCGCCACGGTTCCAGGCATCGCTCCCCCGGACAACCCACCCCTTTGGCGATGGACATGCGGCGGAACGAATCATGAACATATTGAAATCATATCCCCTGGACCATCTTCTGATAAAAAAATTTTACAATCATCCATGGAAACCGGACCATGAAAAAAATATTCATCATTGCTGA
- the neuB gene encoding N-acetylneuraminate synthase, whose product MKKIFIIAEAGVNHNGDLHRAIAMVDSAALSGADAVKFQTFKAEHLVTAAGRKAAYQERTTGPGSQLDMLKKLELSERDHFILAQRCRDQNIEFLSTPFDPPSLRFLVENGLVRRIKIPSGELTNGPLLFEAAKMRIPMILSTGMANTEEIEMALRVIAKGVSGEDPLTLSFSFFRPTNHDHLTGKAILLHCTTAYPTPMEEVNLLAMATMKKQFGLEVGYSDHTQGITIALAAAALGATVIEKHFTLDRTLEGPDHRASIEPDELTALVKGIRDIEKALGDGAKHPRASERDNARVARKSLVAATAITRGTLFSTDNLAIKRPGGGRSPMDYWNLLGTPAHRNYQPDELID is encoded by the coding sequence ATGAAAAAAATATTCATCATTGCTGAGGCGGGCGTCAATCACAATGGCGATCTTCACCGGGCGATCGCCATGGTGGACAGCGCCGCCCTCTCCGGCGCCGATGCGGTCAAGTTCCAGACGTTCAAGGCAGAACATCTGGTGACCGCGGCAGGACGCAAGGCAGCCTATCAGGAACGGACGACCGGTCCGGGTTCGCAACTGGACATGTTGAAAAAATTGGAACTGAGTGAACGGGACCATTTCATTCTGGCCCAACGATGCCGTGACCAGAACATTGAATTTCTATCCACCCCCTTCGACCCGCCCAGTCTGCGTTTTCTGGTGGAAAATGGCTTGGTCCGCCGGATCAAGATTCCTTCGGGAGAGTTGACCAACGGTCCTCTGTTGTTCGAGGCGGCGAAGATGAGAATTCCGATGATTCTTTCCACGGGGATGGCCAACACCGAGGAAATCGAAATGGCCCTGAGGGTGATTGCCAAAGGAGTCTCCGGAGAGGATCCGTTGACCCTTTCCTTTTCGTTTTTCCGTCCGACGAACCATGATCATCTGACGGGCAAGGCAATCCTGCTGCATTGTACCACTGCCTATCCCACCCCCATGGAAGAGGTCAATCTTCTGGCGATGGCGACGATGAAAAAACAGTTTGGACTCGAAGTCGGCTATTCGGACCATACACAGGGGATCACCATCGCCCTGGCCGCTGCGGCCCTGGGAGCGACCGTCATCGAAAAACATTTCACCCTGGACCGGACCCTGGAAGGCCCCGATCATCGCGCCTCCATCGAACCCGACGAATTGACCGCCCTGGTCAAAGGAATTCGCGACATCGAAAAGGCCCTCGGCGATGGCGCAAAGCATCCCCGCGCCAGTGAACGGGACAATGCCCGAGTGGCCCGGAAAAGCCTTGTCGCCGCCACGGCCATCACCAGGGGAACCCTCTTCTCCACCGACAATCTGGCCATCAAACGTCCCGGCGGCGGTCGTTCACCAATGGATTATTGGAACCTTCTCGGAACCCCGGCGCATCGCAACTATCAGCCGGACGAATTGATCGACTGA
- a CDS encoding ribonuclease HII, translating to MTGSPPRTRPDLSIEKGLWADGLIHVCGLDEAGRGPLAGPVVAAAVILPHTLSLESDLPGLDDSKRLTAKERQGLELKINHVALAVGVGAADVTEIDCLNIRRASLLAMKRAVLALSVVPAFLLIDGRDLLEEVSISSQAVTGGDRRSASIAAASVVAKEARDRIMRSLARNHPGYGWEHNMGYPTREHRHALHHLGITPHHRRTFAPVAQCLRQQE from the coding sequence GTGACTGGTAGTCCTCCGCGTACACGTCCCGACCTTTCGATCGAGAAGGGACTCTGGGCGGATGGATTGATTCATGTGTGCGGCCTGGATGAGGCGGGCCGGGGACCATTGGCGGGTCCGGTCGTGGCGGCGGCGGTGATTTTGCCGCACACGCTTTCACTGGAATCGGATCTGCCGGGTCTGGACGACTCCAAGCGGCTCACCGCGAAAGAGCGGCAGGGGTTGGAGCTGAAAATAAATCATGTCGCCCTGGCCGTCGGGGTCGGAGCGGCGGATGTCACGGAAATCGACTGCCTCAACATTCGTCGTGCGAGCCTGCTCGCCATGAAACGGGCAGTCCTTGCCCTCTCCGTGGTCCCCGCGTTCTTGCTGATCGATGGCCGTGATCTGTTGGAAGAGGTTTCCATTTCGTCCCAGGCAGTGACGGGGGGGGATCGGAGATCCGCCAGCATTGCCGCCGCTTCGGTGGTGGCCAAGGAAGCCCGCGACCGCATCATGCGTTCCCTGGCGCGGAACCATCCCGGTTACGGCTGGGAACATAATATGGGTTATCCGACCCGGGAACATCGTCACGCCCTGCACCATCTGGGGATCACCCCCCACCATCGCCGCACCTTCGCCCCGGTGGCGCAGTGCCTTCGCCAACAGGAATGA
- the rplS gene encoding 50S ribosomal protein L19, producing MNELLKFEQAQTRNSAPPFRAGDTLRVHVKVAEGGRERIQIFEGVCIGRHNAGFSSTFTVRKVSFGEGVERVFPLHSPRLAKIEKVRQGDVRRAKLYYLRDRTGKATRIREKRDW from the coding sequence ATGAATGAATTGTTGAAGTTTGAGCAGGCCCAGACCAGAAACAGCGCGCCCCCTTTTCGTGCGGGGGATACCTTGCGGGTGCATGTGAAGGTTGCCGAAGGGGGTCGGGAACGGATTCAAATCTTTGAAGGGGTGTGTATCGGGCGCCACAACGCCGGATTCAGTTCGACCTTCACGGTACGCAAGGTCTCCTTTGGCGAGGGGGTGGAACGGGTGTTTCCACTCCATTCGCCCAGGCTTGCCAAGATTGAGAAGGTTCGTCAGGGCGACGTGCGCCGTGCCAAGTTGTATTATCTGCGCGATCGTACCGGAAAGGCGACCCGTATTCGCGAAAAGCGTGACTGGTAG
- the trmD gene encoding tRNA (guanosine(37)-N1)-methyltransferase TrmD: MRIGIVTLFPEMFAGVLGHSILGRAIVNRHLEISLVALRDFARDRHRTVDDAPFGGGPGMVIKADVLERALCSMEGWDAAHVVCLSPQGGRFCQADAIRLSGVNHLILLCGHYEGIDERFVTRYVDEEVSLGDFVLTGGEIAAMAVVDAVARLVPGVLGDAESFRNDSFFTGMLDHPHYTRPAAWHVAGGDEVVRVPEVLLSGNHGAIEGWRRRQAWLRTWLRRPDLLTEARLTREERRLLLALKEDMDRASPEDETT; encoded by the coding sequence ATGCGGATCGGCATTGTCACCCTGTTCCCGGAGATGTTTGCCGGGGTGCTCGGCCATTCCATTCTTGGACGGGCGATCGTGAACCGGCATCTGGAAATCTCCCTGGTCGCCTTGCGTGATTTTGCCCGGGATCGGCATCGGACGGTGGATGACGCCCCCTTCGGCGGTGGCCCGGGGATGGTGATCAAGGCGGATGTCCTGGAGCGGGCGCTCTGCTCCATGGAGGGGTGGGACGCGGCGCATGTCGTCTGTCTTTCGCCCCAGGGGGGGCGGTTTTGCCAGGCCGATGCAATACGCCTGAGCGGGGTGAATCATCTGATCCTTCTGTGTGGCCATTATGAAGGGATCGATGAACGTTTTGTCACGCGGTATGTCGATGAAGAGGTGTCCCTGGGAGATTTCGTCCTGACAGGGGGCGAAATCGCGGCGATGGCGGTGGTGGATGCGGTGGCACGTCTGGTCCCCGGGGTCCTTGGTGATGCGGAAAGTTTTCGCAACGATTCATTTTTTACGGGAATGCTGGATCACCCCCATTATACCCGACCGGCGGCATGGCATGTGGCAGGCGGGGATGAGGTTGTCCGGGTTCCGGAGGTGCTGCTTTCGGGTAATCATGGTGCCATCGAGGGGTGGCGCCGGCGGCAGGCGTGGTTGCGAACCTGGTTGCGGCGGCCCGATTTGTTGACGGAGGCCCGGTTGACCCGGGAGGAACGACGTCTGCTGCTGGCCCTGAAGGAAGATATGGACCGTGCCAGCCCGGAAGACGAGACGACCTGA
- the rpsP gene encoding 30S ribosomal protein S16 encodes MAVRIRMQRRGSKKKPFYAVVAADSRMPRDGRFLEKLGTYDPRLESDGLKLDMERVNHWLGAGAQPSDPIAKLLKGKEAAS; translated from the coding sequence ATGGCGGTTCGTATACGGATGCAGCGCCGGGGTTCCAAGAAGAAGCCCTTTTACGCGGTGGTGGCGGCCGATTCCCGTATGCCGAGGGATGGCCGGTTCCTGGAAAAATTGGGAACCTACGATCCCCGTCTGGAATCGGATGGGCTCAAGCTGGACATGGAACGGGTCAACCATTGGCTCGGTGCGGGTGCGCAACCTTCGGACCCCATTGCCAAATTGCTGAAAGGCAAGGAAGCGGCCTCCTGA